The segment CAAGAACAAGACCCTGCACACACAGAAAGACAAGAGTAAATTAGGAGTGAGTTATATGTCTAGTGTAATGTATATGCTAGCGTGTAAGTTAATGCCACGTGGAGGAAATCCAGAACTGTCCCTGATGATACACTGCCTTGGGCTCGGAAATTCCCTTTTTTAGGGAACTGGTTCCTGCAGAGTTGAAGGGATTATGATTCCATTAGACATGGGGCCGATTCCCCTTGGTTGTTAGAATGACTGGATTCTTTCGCTCTGTCAAACACAGCCCTGGCCCTAAGCCCCACCTCCGCAGAACCAAGTTGGAGAAGGTACCCCATTGGATGAGGGTTTCACCCAGAACCCGCCCCCCCTTCCTTGGATATCACTGTCCTGCTTGCTGTTGAAGCAATTCCTCTGTGTTCAGACATCCAGGACAGAAGAGTCTCCAAAGGGAGGAGGGCTCCCACATGCCCATGAGGAAGGGGAGTTCTGAGTTCAAGTCCAGGAACAGCCTTAGAGAGAGGAAGGACCATCGAGCAGgacagcctttccctcctccctgcgAGGATACAAAAGCACCAAGCACAGCTGTATCACTCTACCCTAAGTGATGTCCAAGACCATTCCCGGCCCCTCTGCCTCTCCTGAAATGGTCAGTCACAGAGAGAGCTCCCTTAACCTTGGAGCAGTCCCCTGGGCCAGGCTGGGTCAGGTGACAACTCAAGGAAGCTCCCAGGACAGGGAAAGAGTAGGCGCATTCAGGCCCCGGCTCCTCTCGAGCCCCTGCCGCGGCCGCACTGAGGCAGCAGGTGCAGTTTCCCAGCAGGATGGAGCGGGTGGCTCTGCTCTTGACAAATTGTTTTTCAGGGTGGTGCACTCTTGGGTGCATGAACTGAGGGTGCGAAAGAGAGAGacgggaaagagggagggagatgaggGGTGTCCGGAGAGCAGAGAAGCGAGGCGGGAGGGTGGCTGCGGTCCACATCCTCCGGCGGGCGCACAGGCAGCCGCTAGGGTGCAGCTGTGGGCTGAGCGGGCGCCGGGCCGCGGGCGGAGCACGCCGGAGACCCGCTGGCAGCGCTGGCGAGGAGGTTCGGGTGTTGTGTTTCCACTGTAACGATAATTAGGCGGATTCTGTGTTTATTTAGGCTGAGAGCTGTAAGATAAATGACAGCTTCGAAGATGCTTTTCAGCACTTCATAAATCACCCACCGGCCCGGGCAGTTTGCTTCTGCCACGTCCGGGTTCTTCCTTGCGTCCTCGCCGCCACCCCCgccaccaaccccccaccccgcccgcaCTCACCGGGAAGAGGGCACCCCCGGGACGACCCGGGTGCTCTCGCCACACAGGGCAGAAGAGCACAGGGGAAAGTGTGTCCGTCCTTCCCGAAGCTCGCCGGCCCCGAGCAGCGGCCGGGAAAGCTGTCAGGAGAGACGCTTCCTCCCAAAGGGGTCCCTGCGGGCCTGGGGGGCTCGCTTGACGGGCAGGCCTGCCCTCCTCCGGGAGAATACGGTCTCTAATGGGCTCTAATTCAAGCTCTCTTCCCCGTGCCTCGCCGACACAGCTGGAGATTTACAGGAGACACAGACAAGTATTTATAGTGTGGGGGACGTTGCTTCTTCCTCCAGTGACGGTCCGCGTCTCTCCCGGGGACTCCGCCGGGCAGAAGGTTCCTGTCCTTGCCCCCGGGAGAGCACATTCTTGCAGAAGGCTTGTGGCCAACAGGCTGTCTTTCTATGGGAGCTTAGGACTCCTTAGCTACTAAGAAGGGCAAAGACTTGGAAGGTGAGGCACCCCCTAGTCAGGTCTgaatcaggtcagttcagtcctTGGAAGAGGGACTGGGTGTGGGGGGTCCGATGTTGAGCCTGTGGAGCTATGACCAGAAGCTGCAAACAGCACAGTGGAGGTGATACCTTCCCACGTGGAGGTTTCAAGTCAGACACTGCGGGATCTCAGGTCAGACATCAGTGTCGCTGGTATGTCCCCTTCTTCCAATTTGAAAACATGGATCTGGGGAAACTGGCCTTGGGTCAGACAGCCAGGTTAGCCTTCGGTAGGCAACAAGCCCCAATAATCTTCTTATGAGACCAGTGCTGCCAAACTCAGGTCATCCACAGCTTGGGGAAGTCCAACCAAGCCACCAAGAAGAGGGAGGGATTTCTGGCTCCAGACACCACACTAGTGAGAAGGGCAGCATAGGGCCACTGCCCTCCTCCACCTGCACATGCTctgtcacttcaatcatgtccgactctgcaaccccatggactgcagcccaccaggcgcctctgtccatgggctcctctaggcaagaagactggagtgagttgccatgccttcctccagaggatcttcccgatggATGGAACcagcctctcttatgtctccttcattggcaggtgggttctttaccactagcatcacctgggaagccctccacctGCATAGCCTTCGCCTAATAAAGGGTTTGCTGTTACACTGGAGAACAAAGGCAGCTTCCCATGTGGAACACTCTGCCTACTGTTAGTCCAGGAACCACAGCCCCTGGGTTTGTAGAGCCCATCCTCACTGGGAGGGCGCTATCTGGACTGCCAGAATGCACccagaaaagaagaaactggGCCAGACACTAAGCTTCAGAGATTGGAAGATTAGCTACtgacatttctgttttgtaagacaTGAAAGAGGCTGCTCTTTCTCTGACAAGGAAACTAAGCAGAAAGGACAAATGTGGTGGGTCAGGTCCCCAACTGGG is part of the Bubalus kerabau isolate K-KA32 ecotype Philippines breed swamp buffalo chromosome 4, PCC_UOA_SB_1v2, whole genome shotgun sequence genome and harbors:
- the LOC129650824 gene encoding uncharacterized protein LOC129650824, yielding MCSPGGKDRNLLPGGVPGRDADRHWRKNCVGEARGRELELEPIRDRILPEEGRPARQASPPGPQGPLWEEASLLTAFPAAARGRRASGRTDTLSPVLFCPVWREHPGRPGGALFPWKHNTRTSSPALPAGLRRAPPAARRPLSPQLHPSGCLCARRRMWTAATLPPRFSALRTPLISLPLSRLSLSHPQFMHPRVHHPEKQFVKSRATRSILLGNCTCCLSAAAAGAREEPGPECAYSFPVLGASLSCHLTQPGPGDCSKVKGALSVTDHFRRGRGAGNGLGHHLG